One Panicum virgatum strain AP13 chromosome 9K, P.virgatum_v5, whole genome shotgun sequence genomic region harbors:
- the LOC120650419 gene encoding lysine-specific demethylase JMJ25-like isoform X2 — protein MSEEPEGAAAVDGGGGEVKKAGARGRGKGAARGRGRGRRRGGGGGGDRSVAAPAMDGVVVGDRVLRERRHPPNVYCERDVGDDEDAPNNQVKPQRAKTSDAGKKKGPRKAEVEQLDSKAHFPNGKSHSKMNGSTKKRKYRDAGKVSGTKLLKREDEEQKVSCSMHGNYDENNMKVKKMLKGKDALMCHQCQRNDKGRVVRCSSCMNKRFCVPCIERWYPDMSEDEFNAKCPYCCKNCNCKGCLRMRGVEEPPKKKISEENQIRYACHVLRLLLPWLRKLWQEQMEEKEFEAKIKGVSVDKVQLEQAECNLDERVYCNNCRTSIVDFHRSCKCCFYDLCLACCWEMRKGEVPGGEEVQNIEPEKRSRDYVFGTTPTSKAPNAEPCNGIDAREDPNNPLLLWKAKSDGSITCPPNKLGGCGGSLLDLKCLLPEKMLSELEEKANRIVRSEMFAKAVARSSGQCPCYDHSGNIRAQDVREAANRKGLSDNHLYCPVATSITEDDLEHFQVHWARGEPVIVSDTLQLTSGLSWEPLVMWRALREKKTNGKVEDEHFAVRAIDCLDWNEVEINIHMFFVGYTQGRTHPRPHWPEMLKLKDWPPSSSFDQRLPRHGAEFISALPFPEYTDPRYGPLNLAVKLPNGALKPDLGPKTYIAYGFKQELGRGDSVTKLHCDMSDAVNILTHTAEVPYETYPLKEIEKTRKKMKEQDLQEFYGVSEHNLSQISTNSKNVTMDETSKTSCNDSICKAISDGLDNNAVTPIDSEGDVRDKHPSHGSKVQSKAAQCSNYIGSGSSAMMHNGAHCISDNMESGEHERTGGALWDIFRREDSDKLQDYLKKHASEFRHLHCNPVKQVIHPIHDQTFYLTEEHKRKLKEEYGVEPWTFEQKLGEAVFIPAGCPHQVRNLKSCIKVAMDFVSPENVDECIKLTGEFRRLPSHHRAKEDKLEIKKIALYALNEVINFLDPPSDGSRNEAGQSAIESADEKKPKSRGGRRRGKVKREDKSNNDAAGQKKPKRKRGRPRGETKSAGEKKPKGKRGRPRGETKSEDKSNYDAADEKPPKRRRGRPKVSGNPR, from the exons ATGTCGGAGGAGCCGGAGGGGGCCGCGGCCGTGGACGGCGGTGGTGGGGAGGTGAAGAAGGCGGGGGCCAGAGGGCGGGGGAAGGGGGCGGCGAGGGGCcgggggcgggggaggaggcggggcggcggcggcggcggcgacaggtccgtcgcggcgccggcgatggACGGGGTGGTGGTTGGGGacagggtgctccgggagaggcgGCACCCGCCCAACGTCTACTGCGAGCGCGACGTCGGAGACGATGAG GATGCTCCCAATAACCAAGTCAAGCCCCAGAGGGCCAAGACAAGTGATGCTGGCAAGAAGAAGGGGCCTAGAAAAGCCGAAGTAGAGCAACTGGATAGCAAGGCCCACTTCCCCAATGGCAAAAGCCACAGTAAAATGAATGGG AGCACAAAGAAGCGGAAGTACAGGGATGCCGGGAAGGTTTCTGGCACAAAATTGCTGAAGAGAGAGGATGAAGAACAGAAGGTCTCTTGCTCCATGCATGGTAATTATGATGAAAATAACATG AAAGTGAAGAAGATGTTGAAAGGGAAAGATGCCCTAATGTGCCACCAGTGCCAGAGGAATGATAAAGGGAGGGTGGTCAGGTGTAGTTCATGCATGAATAAGCGCTTCTGTGTGCCCTGCATTGAACGGTG GTACCCTGATATGTCAGAAGATGAGTTTAATGCAAAATGCCCATATTGCTGCAAGAACTGTAATTGCAAGGGATGCCTACGAATGCGAGGAGTTGAAGAG CCTCCAAAAAAGAAAATTTCTGAAGAAAATCAAATCCGTTATGCTTGTCATGTTTTGCGCTTGTTGCTTCCCTGGCTGAGAAAACTGTGGCAGGAGCAGATGGAGGAAAAAGAATTTGAGGCTAAAATAAAAG GTGTTTCAGTGGACAAAGTGCAGTTGGAACAAGCTGAATGTAATCTAGATGAGCGTGTTTACTG CAATAATTGTAGAACTTCTATAGTTGATTTTCATAGAAGCTGCAAATGCTGTTTTTATGATTTGTGCCTTGCATGCTGCTGGGAGATGCGCAAAGGAGAGGTTCCTGGAGGAGAAGAGGTACAGAACATCGAGCCTGAAAAGAGAAGCAGGGATTATGTTTTCGGAACTACTCCTACGTCAAAGGCCCCAAATGCTGAGCCTTGCAATGGCATAGATGCTAGAGAGGACCCAAATAACCCTCTGCTACTGTGGAAAGCAAAGAGTGATGGTAGCATAACTTGCCCACCAAATAAGCTAGGAGGTTGTGGTGGTTCGCTTTTGGACCTCAAATGCTTGCTTCCAGAGAAAATGCTTTCTGAGCTAGAAGAAAAGGCTAACAGAATTGTTAGGAGTGAAATGTTTGCAAAAGCAGTAGCCAGAAGCAGTGGTCAGTGCCCTTGCTATGATCATTCAGGAAACATAAGAGCTCAGGATGTGCGAGAGGCTGCAAATAGGAAAGGCTTGAGTGATAACCACCTCTATTGTCCAGTTGCCACCAGTATCACGGAGGATGACTTGGAGCACTTTCAGGTGCATTGGGCAAGGGGTGAACCTGTAATTGTTTCTGACACCCTACAGTTAACCTCTGGCCTCAGTTGGGAGCCATTAGTTATGTGGCGTGCACTGCGAGAAAAAAAGACCAATGGCAAAGTAGAAGATGAGCACTTCGCTGTCAGGGCAATAGATTGCCTTGATTGGAATGAG GTGGAAATTAATATACACATGTTTTTTGTGGGATATACGCAAGGCAGAACTCATCCCAGGCCACATTGGCCTGAGATGCTTAAGCTAAAGGACTGGCCGCCATCTAGTTCATTTGATCAGAGATTGCCTCGCCATGGTGCTGAGTTTATCAGCGCATTGCCATTTCCTGAGTACACTGATCCTCGATATGGTCCACTAAATCTTGCAGTCAAGCTTCCTAATGGTGCCCTGAAGCCAGATCTTGGACCCAAAACTTACATTGCTTATGGATTTAAACAAGAGTTAGGCAGGGGTGATTCTGTGACCAAGCTTCACTGTGACATGTCTGATGCG GTAAATATTTTAACACACACAGCAGAAGTACCCTACGAGACTTATCCACTTAAGGAGATAGAGAAGACCagaaagaaaatgaaagaaCAAGATCTTCAGGAATTTTATGGCGTTTCAGAACACAACCTATCACAAATTTCTACTAATTCCAAGAATGTAACTATGGATGAAACATCAAAGACCTCATGTAATGATAGTATCTGTAAAGCTATTTCTGATG GTCTGGACAACAATGCTGTAACACCTATTGATAGTGAAGGTGATGTTAGGGATAAACATCCATCTCATGGATCTAAGGTACAAAGCAAGGCAGCACAGTGTTCCAATTACATTGGCAGTGGTAGTTCAGCAATGATGCATAATGGAGCTCATTGTATTTCGGACAATATGGAGAGTGGAGAGCACGAGAGAACTGGTGGTGCCTTGTGGGATATTTTCCGAAGAGAGGATTCTGACAAGCTACAAGATTACCTTAAGAAACACGCCTCGGAATTCAGGCACCTCCATTGCAATCCTGTGAAGCAG GTTATTCACCCAATTCATGATCAAACTTTTTACTTAACTGAGGAACATAAGAGAAAGCTAAAGGAAGAATATG GTGTGGAACCCTGGACGTTTGAGCAGAAGCTTGGTGAAGCGGTTTTCATTCCTGCTGGATGTCCTCACCAAGTCCGAAACTTGAAG TCTTGCATCAAGGTCGCAATGGACTTTGTTTCCCCTGAAAATGTGGACGAGTGTATTAAACTGACTGGAGAGTTCAGACGACTTCCATCTCATCACAGGGCTAAAGAAGACAAATTGGAG ATTAAGAAGATTGCTCTTTATGCTCTGAACGAAGTTATAAATTTCTTGGATCCTCCCTCTGACGG ATCGAGGAATGAGGCTGGTCAGTCTGCCATTGAATCTGCTGATGAGAAGAAGCCTAAAAGCCGGGGTGGTCGCCGAAGGGGTAAGGTGAAGAGGGAAGACAAGTCCAACAATGACGCTGCTGGCCAGAAGAAGCCTAAAAGGAAGCGCGGTCGCCCAAGAGGTGAGACAAAGAGTGCTGGTGAGAAGAAGCCTAAAGGGAAGCGCGGTCGCCCAAGAGGGGAGACAAAGAGTGAAGACAAGTCCAACTACGATGCTGCTGATGAGAAGCCTCCTAAAAGGCGGAGGGGTCGCCCGAAAGTCTCTGGCAACCCCAGGTGA
- the LOC120650419 gene encoding lysine-specific demethylase JMJ25-like isoform X3: MSEEPEGAAAVDGGGGEVKKAGARGRGKGAARGRGRGRRRGGGGGGDRSVAAPAMDGVVVGDRVLRERRHPPNVYCERDVGDDEDAPNNQVKPQRAKTSDAGKKKGPRKAEVEQLDSKAHFPNGKSHSKMNGDGEVLQSTKKRKYRDAGKVSGTKLLKREDEEQKVSCSMHGNYDENNMKVKKMLKGKDALMCHQCQRNDKGRVVRCSSCMNKRFCVPCIERWYPDMSEDEFNAKCPYCCKNCNCKGCLRMRGVEEPPKKKISEENQIRYACHVLRLLLPWLRKLWQEQMEEKEFEAKIKGVSVDKVQLEQAECNLDERVYCNNCRTSIVDFHRSCKCCFYDLCLACCWEMRKGEVPGGEEVQNIEPEKRSRDYVFGTTPTSKAPNAEPCNGIDAREDPNNPLLLWKAKSDGSITCPPNKLGGCGGSLLDLKCLLPEKMLSELEEKANRIVRSEMFAKAVARSSGQCPCYDHSGNIRAQDVREAANRKGLSDNHLYCPVATSITEDDLEHFQVHWARGEPVIVSDTLQLTSGLSWEPLVMWRALREKKTNGKVEDEHFAVRAIDCLDWNEVEINIHMFFVGYTQGRTHPRPHWPEMLKLKDWPPSSSFDQRLPRHGAEFISALPFPEYTDPRYGPLNLAVKLPNGALKPDLGPKTYIAYGFKQELGRGDSVTKLHCDMSDAVNILTHTAEVPYETYPLKEIEKTRKKMKEQDLQEFYGVSEHNLSQISTNSKNVTMDETSKTSCLDNNAVTPIDSEGDVRDKHPSHGSKVQSKAAQCSNYIGSGSSAMMHNGAHCISDNMESGEHERTGGALWDIFRREDSDKLQDYLKKHASEFRHLHCNPVKQVIHPIHDQTFYLTEEHKRKLKEEYGVEPWTFEQKLGEAVFIPAGCPHQVRNLKSCIKVAMDFVSPENVDECIKLTGEFRRLPSHHRAKEDKLEIKKIALYALNEVINFLDPPSDGSRNEAGQSAIESADEKKPKSRGGRRRGKVKREDKSNNDAAGQKKPKRKRGRPRGETKSAGEKKPKGKRGRPRGETKSEDKSNYDAADEKPPKRRRGRPKVSGNPR, from the exons ATGTCGGAGGAGCCGGAGGGGGCCGCGGCCGTGGACGGCGGTGGTGGGGAGGTGAAGAAGGCGGGGGCCAGAGGGCGGGGGAAGGGGGCGGCGAGGGGCcgggggcgggggaggaggcggggcggcggcggcggcggcgacaggtccgtcgcggcgccggcgatggACGGGGTGGTGGTTGGGGacagggtgctccgggagaggcgGCACCCGCCCAACGTCTACTGCGAGCGCGACGTCGGAGACGATGAG GATGCTCCCAATAACCAAGTCAAGCCCCAGAGGGCCAAGACAAGTGATGCTGGCAAGAAGAAGGGGCCTAGAAAAGCCGAAGTAGAGCAACTGGATAGCAAGGCCCACTTCCCCAATGGCAAAAGCCACAGTAAAATGAATGGG GATGGTGAGGTTTTACAGAGCACAAAGAAGCGGAAGTACAGGGATGCCGGGAAGGTTTCTGGCACAAAATTGCTGAAGAGAGAGGATGAAGAACAGAAGGTCTCTTGCTCCATGCATGGTAATTATGATGAAAATAACATG AAAGTGAAGAAGATGTTGAAAGGGAAAGATGCCCTAATGTGCCACCAGTGCCAGAGGAATGATAAAGGGAGGGTGGTCAGGTGTAGTTCATGCATGAATAAGCGCTTCTGTGTGCCCTGCATTGAACGGTG GTACCCTGATATGTCAGAAGATGAGTTTAATGCAAAATGCCCATATTGCTGCAAGAACTGTAATTGCAAGGGATGCCTACGAATGCGAGGAGTTGAAGAG CCTCCAAAAAAGAAAATTTCTGAAGAAAATCAAATCCGTTATGCTTGTCATGTTTTGCGCTTGTTGCTTCCCTGGCTGAGAAAACTGTGGCAGGAGCAGATGGAGGAAAAAGAATTTGAGGCTAAAATAAAAG GTGTTTCAGTGGACAAAGTGCAGTTGGAACAAGCTGAATGTAATCTAGATGAGCGTGTTTACTG CAATAATTGTAGAACTTCTATAGTTGATTTTCATAGAAGCTGCAAATGCTGTTTTTATGATTTGTGCCTTGCATGCTGCTGGGAGATGCGCAAAGGAGAGGTTCCTGGAGGAGAAGAGGTACAGAACATCGAGCCTGAAAAGAGAAGCAGGGATTATGTTTTCGGAACTACTCCTACGTCAAAGGCCCCAAATGCTGAGCCTTGCAATGGCATAGATGCTAGAGAGGACCCAAATAACCCTCTGCTACTGTGGAAAGCAAAGAGTGATGGTAGCATAACTTGCCCACCAAATAAGCTAGGAGGTTGTGGTGGTTCGCTTTTGGACCTCAAATGCTTGCTTCCAGAGAAAATGCTTTCTGAGCTAGAAGAAAAGGCTAACAGAATTGTTAGGAGTGAAATGTTTGCAAAAGCAGTAGCCAGAAGCAGTGGTCAGTGCCCTTGCTATGATCATTCAGGAAACATAAGAGCTCAGGATGTGCGAGAGGCTGCAAATAGGAAAGGCTTGAGTGATAACCACCTCTATTGTCCAGTTGCCACCAGTATCACGGAGGATGACTTGGAGCACTTTCAGGTGCATTGGGCAAGGGGTGAACCTGTAATTGTTTCTGACACCCTACAGTTAACCTCTGGCCTCAGTTGGGAGCCATTAGTTATGTGGCGTGCACTGCGAGAAAAAAAGACCAATGGCAAAGTAGAAGATGAGCACTTCGCTGTCAGGGCAATAGATTGCCTTGATTGGAATGAG GTGGAAATTAATATACACATGTTTTTTGTGGGATATACGCAAGGCAGAACTCATCCCAGGCCACATTGGCCTGAGATGCTTAAGCTAAAGGACTGGCCGCCATCTAGTTCATTTGATCAGAGATTGCCTCGCCATGGTGCTGAGTTTATCAGCGCATTGCCATTTCCTGAGTACACTGATCCTCGATATGGTCCACTAAATCTTGCAGTCAAGCTTCCTAATGGTGCCCTGAAGCCAGATCTTGGACCCAAAACTTACATTGCTTATGGATTTAAACAAGAGTTAGGCAGGGGTGATTCTGTGACCAAGCTTCACTGTGACATGTCTGATGCG GTAAATATTTTAACACACACAGCAGAAGTACCCTACGAGACTTATCCACTTAAGGAGATAGAGAAGACCagaaagaaaatgaaagaaCAAGATCTTCAGGAATTTTATGGCGTTTCAGAACACAACCTATCACAAATTTCTACTAATTCCAAGAATGTAACTATGGATGAAACATCAAAGACCTCAT GTCTGGACAACAATGCTGTAACACCTATTGATAGTGAAGGTGATGTTAGGGATAAACATCCATCTCATGGATCTAAGGTACAAAGCAAGGCAGCACAGTGTTCCAATTACATTGGCAGTGGTAGTTCAGCAATGATGCATAATGGAGCTCATTGTATTTCGGACAATATGGAGAGTGGAGAGCACGAGAGAACTGGTGGTGCCTTGTGGGATATTTTCCGAAGAGAGGATTCTGACAAGCTACAAGATTACCTTAAGAAACACGCCTCGGAATTCAGGCACCTCCATTGCAATCCTGTGAAGCAG GTTATTCACCCAATTCATGATCAAACTTTTTACTTAACTGAGGAACATAAGAGAAAGCTAAAGGAAGAATATG GTGTGGAACCCTGGACGTTTGAGCAGAAGCTTGGTGAAGCGGTTTTCATTCCTGCTGGATGTCCTCACCAAGTCCGAAACTTGAAG TCTTGCATCAAGGTCGCAATGGACTTTGTTTCCCCTGAAAATGTGGACGAGTGTATTAAACTGACTGGAGAGTTCAGACGACTTCCATCTCATCACAGGGCTAAAGAAGACAAATTGGAG ATTAAGAAGATTGCTCTTTATGCTCTGAACGAAGTTATAAATTTCTTGGATCCTCCCTCTGACGG ATCGAGGAATGAGGCTGGTCAGTCTGCCATTGAATCTGCTGATGAGAAGAAGCCTAAAAGCCGGGGTGGTCGCCGAAGGGGTAAGGTGAAGAGGGAAGACAAGTCCAACAATGACGCTGCTGGCCAGAAGAAGCCTAAAAGGAAGCGCGGTCGCCCAAGAGGTGAGACAAAGAGTGCTGGTGAGAAGAAGCCTAAAGGGAAGCGCGGTCGCCCAAGAGGGGAGACAAAGAGTGAAGACAAGTCCAACTACGATGCTGCTGATGAGAAGCCTCCTAAAAGGCGGAGGGGTCGCCCGAAAGTCTCTGGCAACCCCAGGTGA
- the LOC120650419 gene encoding lysine-specific demethylase JMJ25-like isoform X1 has translation MSEEPEGAAAVDGGGGEVKKAGARGRGKGAARGRGRGRRRGGGGGGDRSVAAPAMDGVVVGDRVLRERRHPPNVYCERDVGDDEDAPNNQVKPQRAKTSDAGKKKGPRKAEVEQLDSKAHFPNGKSHSKMNGDGEVLQSTKKRKYRDAGKVSGTKLLKREDEEQKVSCSMHGNYDENNMKVKKMLKGKDALMCHQCQRNDKGRVVRCSSCMNKRFCVPCIERWYPDMSEDEFNAKCPYCCKNCNCKGCLRMRGVEEPPKKKISEENQIRYACHVLRLLLPWLRKLWQEQMEEKEFEAKIKGVSVDKVQLEQAECNLDERVYCNNCRTSIVDFHRSCKCCFYDLCLACCWEMRKGEVPGGEEVQNIEPEKRSRDYVFGTTPTSKAPNAEPCNGIDAREDPNNPLLLWKAKSDGSITCPPNKLGGCGGSLLDLKCLLPEKMLSELEEKANRIVRSEMFAKAVARSSGQCPCYDHSGNIRAQDVREAANRKGLSDNHLYCPVATSITEDDLEHFQVHWARGEPVIVSDTLQLTSGLSWEPLVMWRALREKKTNGKVEDEHFAVRAIDCLDWNEVEINIHMFFVGYTQGRTHPRPHWPEMLKLKDWPPSSSFDQRLPRHGAEFISALPFPEYTDPRYGPLNLAVKLPNGALKPDLGPKTYIAYGFKQELGRGDSVTKLHCDMSDAVNILTHTAEVPYETYPLKEIEKTRKKMKEQDLQEFYGVSEHNLSQISTNSKNVTMDETSKTSCNDSICKAISDGLDNNAVTPIDSEGDVRDKHPSHGSKVQSKAAQCSNYIGSGSSAMMHNGAHCISDNMESGEHERTGGALWDIFRREDSDKLQDYLKKHASEFRHLHCNPVKQVIHPIHDQTFYLTEEHKRKLKEEYGVEPWTFEQKLGEAVFIPAGCPHQVRNLKSCIKVAMDFVSPENVDECIKLTGEFRRLPSHHRAKEDKLEIKKIALYALNEVINFLDPPSDGSRNEAGQSAIESADEKKPKSRGGRRRGKVKREDKSNNDAAGQKKPKRKRGRPRGETKSAGEKKPKGKRGRPRGETKSEDKSNYDAADEKPPKRRRGRPKVSGNPR, from the exons ATGTCGGAGGAGCCGGAGGGGGCCGCGGCCGTGGACGGCGGTGGTGGGGAGGTGAAGAAGGCGGGGGCCAGAGGGCGGGGGAAGGGGGCGGCGAGGGGCcgggggcgggggaggaggcggggcggcggcggcggcggcgacaggtccgtcgcggcgccggcgatggACGGGGTGGTGGTTGGGGacagggtgctccgggagaggcgGCACCCGCCCAACGTCTACTGCGAGCGCGACGTCGGAGACGATGAG GATGCTCCCAATAACCAAGTCAAGCCCCAGAGGGCCAAGACAAGTGATGCTGGCAAGAAGAAGGGGCCTAGAAAAGCCGAAGTAGAGCAACTGGATAGCAAGGCCCACTTCCCCAATGGCAAAAGCCACAGTAAAATGAATGGG GATGGTGAGGTTTTACAGAGCACAAAGAAGCGGAAGTACAGGGATGCCGGGAAGGTTTCTGGCACAAAATTGCTGAAGAGAGAGGATGAAGAACAGAAGGTCTCTTGCTCCATGCATGGTAATTATGATGAAAATAACATG AAAGTGAAGAAGATGTTGAAAGGGAAAGATGCCCTAATGTGCCACCAGTGCCAGAGGAATGATAAAGGGAGGGTGGTCAGGTGTAGTTCATGCATGAATAAGCGCTTCTGTGTGCCCTGCATTGAACGGTG GTACCCTGATATGTCAGAAGATGAGTTTAATGCAAAATGCCCATATTGCTGCAAGAACTGTAATTGCAAGGGATGCCTACGAATGCGAGGAGTTGAAGAG CCTCCAAAAAAGAAAATTTCTGAAGAAAATCAAATCCGTTATGCTTGTCATGTTTTGCGCTTGTTGCTTCCCTGGCTGAGAAAACTGTGGCAGGAGCAGATGGAGGAAAAAGAATTTGAGGCTAAAATAAAAG GTGTTTCAGTGGACAAAGTGCAGTTGGAACAAGCTGAATGTAATCTAGATGAGCGTGTTTACTG CAATAATTGTAGAACTTCTATAGTTGATTTTCATAGAAGCTGCAAATGCTGTTTTTATGATTTGTGCCTTGCATGCTGCTGGGAGATGCGCAAAGGAGAGGTTCCTGGAGGAGAAGAGGTACAGAACATCGAGCCTGAAAAGAGAAGCAGGGATTATGTTTTCGGAACTACTCCTACGTCAAAGGCCCCAAATGCTGAGCCTTGCAATGGCATAGATGCTAGAGAGGACCCAAATAACCCTCTGCTACTGTGGAAAGCAAAGAGTGATGGTAGCATAACTTGCCCACCAAATAAGCTAGGAGGTTGTGGTGGTTCGCTTTTGGACCTCAAATGCTTGCTTCCAGAGAAAATGCTTTCTGAGCTAGAAGAAAAGGCTAACAGAATTGTTAGGAGTGAAATGTTTGCAAAAGCAGTAGCCAGAAGCAGTGGTCAGTGCCCTTGCTATGATCATTCAGGAAACATAAGAGCTCAGGATGTGCGAGAGGCTGCAAATAGGAAAGGCTTGAGTGATAACCACCTCTATTGTCCAGTTGCCACCAGTATCACGGAGGATGACTTGGAGCACTTTCAGGTGCATTGGGCAAGGGGTGAACCTGTAATTGTTTCTGACACCCTACAGTTAACCTCTGGCCTCAGTTGGGAGCCATTAGTTATGTGGCGTGCACTGCGAGAAAAAAAGACCAATGGCAAAGTAGAAGATGAGCACTTCGCTGTCAGGGCAATAGATTGCCTTGATTGGAATGAG GTGGAAATTAATATACACATGTTTTTTGTGGGATATACGCAAGGCAGAACTCATCCCAGGCCACATTGGCCTGAGATGCTTAAGCTAAAGGACTGGCCGCCATCTAGTTCATTTGATCAGAGATTGCCTCGCCATGGTGCTGAGTTTATCAGCGCATTGCCATTTCCTGAGTACACTGATCCTCGATATGGTCCACTAAATCTTGCAGTCAAGCTTCCTAATGGTGCCCTGAAGCCAGATCTTGGACCCAAAACTTACATTGCTTATGGATTTAAACAAGAGTTAGGCAGGGGTGATTCTGTGACCAAGCTTCACTGTGACATGTCTGATGCG GTAAATATTTTAACACACACAGCAGAAGTACCCTACGAGACTTATCCACTTAAGGAGATAGAGAAGACCagaaagaaaatgaaagaaCAAGATCTTCAGGAATTTTATGGCGTTTCAGAACACAACCTATCACAAATTTCTACTAATTCCAAGAATGTAACTATGGATGAAACATCAAAGACCTCATGTAATGATAGTATCTGTAAAGCTATTTCTGATG GTCTGGACAACAATGCTGTAACACCTATTGATAGTGAAGGTGATGTTAGGGATAAACATCCATCTCATGGATCTAAGGTACAAAGCAAGGCAGCACAGTGTTCCAATTACATTGGCAGTGGTAGTTCAGCAATGATGCATAATGGAGCTCATTGTATTTCGGACAATATGGAGAGTGGAGAGCACGAGAGAACTGGTGGTGCCTTGTGGGATATTTTCCGAAGAGAGGATTCTGACAAGCTACAAGATTACCTTAAGAAACACGCCTCGGAATTCAGGCACCTCCATTGCAATCCTGTGAAGCAG GTTATTCACCCAATTCATGATCAAACTTTTTACTTAACTGAGGAACATAAGAGAAAGCTAAAGGAAGAATATG GTGTGGAACCCTGGACGTTTGAGCAGAAGCTTGGTGAAGCGGTTTTCATTCCTGCTGGATGTCCTCACCAAGTCCGAAACTTGAAG TCTTGCATCAAGGTCGCAATGGACTTTGTTTCCCCTGAAAATGTGGACGAGTGTATTAAACTGACTGGAGAGTTCAGACGACTTCCATCTCATCACAGGGCTAAAGAAGACAAATTGGAG ATTAAGAAGATTGCTCTTTATGCTCTGAACGAAGTTATAAATTTCTTGGATCCTCCCTCTGACGG ATCGAGGAATGAGGCTGGTCAGTCTGCCATTGAATCTGCTGATGAGAAGAAGCCTAAAAGCCGGGGTGGTCGCCGAAGGGGTAAGGTGAAGAGGGAAGACAAGTCCAACAATGACGCTGCTGGCCAGAAGAAGCCTAAAAGGAAGCGCGGTCGCCCAAGAGGTGAGACAAAGAGTGCTGGTGAGAAGAAGCCTAAAGGGAAGCGCGGTCGCCCAAGAGGGGAGACAAAGAGTGAAGACAAGTCCAACTACGATGCTGCTGATGAGAAGCCTCCTAAAAGGCGGAGGGGTCGCCCGAAAGTCTCTGGCAACCCCAGGTGA